In Streptomyces camelliae, the sequence CACGGCTCGCGAGCCAACCGCACCGCCTCGTCACCGGCGGCAGGATCGACCGCGAGACCCCCCTCACCTTCACCTTCGACGGCACCGAATACCAGGGCTACCGAGGCGACACCCTCGCCTCCGCCCTCCTCGCCAACGGCGTCATCCAAGCCGGCACCAGCATCAAACTCGGCCGCCCCAGAGGGATCTTCTCCGCCGGCGTCGAAGAACCCAACGCGGTCGTCCAGATCGAGGCCCCCTTCCCCGAGCCCATGCTCCCCGCCACGACCGTCGAGCTCTACGACGGCCTGGTCGCGAGCAGCCTCCCGGGTCAGGGCCGCCTCGCCACCGAACCGGACCCCGCCCGCTACGACGCCGTACACGCGCACTGCGACCTGCTGGTCGTCGGTGCCGGACCGGCCGGCCTGGCGGCCGCGGCGGCGGCAGCGAACAGCGGCGCCCGCGTCATCCTCGCCGACGACCAGCCGGAACCCGGCGGCAGCCTGCTCGGCGCCGGGGAACACCTGGACTGGGTGGCGGCGACGCGTGCCCGGCTCGAAGCCGCCCCCGAGGTGCGTGTCCTGCGCCGCACCACCGTCTTCGGCCACTACGACGACAACCACGTCCTCGCCGTCGAGCGCCGTACGAACCACCTCGGGGCCGACGCCCCGGCGAACGTCTCCCGTGAGCGGGTCTGGCGCATCCGTGCCCGGCGGGTCGTCCTCGCCACCGGTGCCCACGAGCGGTCGCTGGCGTTCGGCGACAACGACCGCCCCGGCGTGATGCTGGCGGCCTCGGCGCGGACGTACCTGCACCGGCACGCCGTCGTGCCGGGCCGGCACGCGGTGGTGTTCACCACCAACGACAGCGCCTACGCCGCCGCGCTCGACCTGGCGGCGGCCGGCGTGGACATCGCGGCGATCGTCGACGCCCGGCCCGAGCCGGGTCAGTGGGCCGAGCGCGCCCGGTCCGCCGGGATCGAGGTGCTGGCCGGCCACGCGGTCACCGGAACACAAGGCGCGCAGCGCCTCACCGCCGTGACGGTCGCCCCGTACGGGGAGTCCGCCGGACAGCGGGAGTTCGCCGTCGACCTGCTCCTGGTCTCCGGCGGCTGGAACCCGGTCGCGCACCTGTTCAGCCAGGCGGGCGGCAAGCTCCGCCACGACGACGTCCTCGGCACGTTCGTCCCCGACAGCTGCCGTCAGGCGGTCGAGGTCGCCGGCAGCGCGAACGGTGCCTTCGACCTCGCCACCGTCCTCGCGCAGGGCGCGGCAGCCGGCGCCCGCGCGATCGAGGCGGAGGGCTACACCGCCGAGGCACCCGCCCTTCCGGCCGTGGCCGCCCAGCCGCACACCCCGCCCATGCAGGTCTTCACCGTCCCGGCTGCCACCGGCGTCCCCCGGTTCGTCGACCTCCAGCGTGACGTCACCGTCGACGACCTGGCGCGGGCCACCGGGGCGGGTCTGCACTCGGTGGAGCACACCAAGCGCTACACCACGGCCGGTACCGCCAACGACCAGGGCAAGACGGGCGGTGTCCTGGCCAGCGGGGTGGTCGCCGAACTCCTCGGCGTGGACATCTCGGCGCTCGGCCTGCCCACCTTCCGGCCGCCGTACACCCCCGTCTCCTTCGCCGCCCTCGCGGGCCGGGACCGCGGCGCGCTGCACGACCCGATCCGCACGACCGCCCTGCACGGCTGGCACGTCGAGCACGGCGCCCTCTTCGAGAACGTCGGGCAGTGGAAGCGGCCCTGGTACTACCCGCAGGCCGGCGAGGACATGGAGACCGCCGTGCTGCGCGAGTGCCGTGCCGCCCGCGACAGCGTGGGCTTCATGGACGCCTCCACGCTCGGCAAGATCGACGTACAGGGCGCGGACGCCGGGCGCTTCCTCGACCTGCTCTACACCAACATGATGAGCACCCTGAAGGTCGGCATGATCCGCTACGGCGTGATGTGCCGCCCGGACGGGATGGTCTTCGACGACGGCACGGTCATCCGGCTCGCCCAGGACCGCTTCCTGGTCACCACCACGACCGGCAACGCGGCGGCCGTCCTGGACTGGATGGAGGAGTGGCTGCAGACCGAGTGGCCCGATCTGCGGGTGCACTGCACATCGGTCACCGAGCAGTGGGCCACCGTCGCCCTGGTCGGCCCGAAGTCCCGCGCGGTCCTCGGCGCACTGGCGCCTCGACTCGCCGTCGCCAACGACGACTTCCCGTTCATGGCCTGGCGCGAGACGACCGTCGCCGGCATCGACGCGCGCGTCTGCCGGATCAGCTTCTCCGGCGAACTCGCCTATGAGATCAATGTGTCCCCGTGGGACGCCCTCGCCCTGTGGGAAGCCGTGTACGAGGCGGGTGCCCCGTACGGCATCACCCCCTACGGCACCGAGACCATGCACGTCCTGCGCGCCGAGAAGGGCTACCCGATCATCGGCCAGGACACCGACGGCACGGTCACCCCGCAGGATCTCGGCATGAGCTGGGCGGTGTCCAAGAAGAAGCCCGACTTCATCGGCAAGCGCTCCTACGCCCGCGCCGACACCGTCCGCCCCGACCGCAAGCACCTGGTCGCCCTGCTTCCGGACGACTCCGGTGCCCTCCTCCCGGAGGGCACCCAGCTGGTCGCCGACAGCGAACTGCCGGCCCCGCCGGTGCCGATGCTCGGCCACGTCACCTCCAGCTACCGCAGCGCGGCGCTCGGCCGGACCTTCGCGCTCGCCCTGATCAAGGGCGGCCGGGACCGCATCGGCGACCGCCTCTACGCACCCGTCGGCGACCGGTTGCTCCCGGTGACCGTCGCCGGCCCCGTCCTCTACGACCCCGAGGGAGCCCGCCGCGATGGCTGACACCGCCCTGACCGCCCGGCAGCGCAGCCCGCTGGCGCATGCCGCCGACCGCCTGGCCGCCGCGACCCGCTCCTCCGGGGGCGCGGTCCGGCTGGCCGAAGTCCCCTTCCTGGCCCAGGTGAACGTCCGCCTCGACGCCAAGAGCCCGGCGGCGGACGCCGTGGGACTCGCCCTGGGGCTCCAACTGCCCCTGGAACCCGACGCCGTCGTCCGTGCGGGCGAGCTGACCGTGGTGTGGCTGGGCCCGGACGAATGGCTGGTGCTGGGACAGCCCGGTGCGGAGCGTGAGCTGGAGAGCCGCATCCGTGCGGCGGCGGGCGACGAGCACGTCTCGGTGACCGACGTCTCGGCGCAGCGCACCACCCTTCTGGTCACCGGCCCCCGCGCCCGTGACCTGCTCTCCCACGGCTGCTCGCTGGACCTCCACCCGAGCGCCTTCGGCCCCGGCCGCTGCGCCCAGACCACCCTGGCCCGCACCCAGGTCGTCCTCGTCGCCCGCGACGAGACCAGGGCCGGGTTCTGGATCCTGGTGCGCTCGTCCTTCGCGGGTTACCTGACGGACTGGCTGCTGGACGCGGCCGTGGAATACACCGAGGGAACTGCCTGACCGTTCCGGTCGACGCAGGAAGCGAGGCGGGCCGGTGAAGACACCGGCCCGCCTCGCTGTTCCTCGGCAGGCCCTGCACATCCCGGGTTCGCGAGTCAGGGGTGACTCAGCCCAGGTAACCCATCCGGTGGCTGATCTCCCGCGCGCCATGGAGCAGCGCCGGGGCGAGTTCGTGGAGGCGTTCCTCGGTGAATCGGTAGGCCGGCCCGGACGCGCTGAGGGCCGCGATGACCTCGCCGTCGCGGGCGCGGATCGGTGCCGCCATGGCGTGCAGGCCGATCTCCAGTTCCTCCAGCGTCACCGCGTAGCCGCGCTCGCGCGCCTCGGCGAGGTTCTTCTCCAGCTTCGTCCTGGCGGTCAGGGTGTGCGGCGTCAGCTTCTGCAACCCGGAGGCCGCCAGCACCTGGGCGCGCGCCGTCTCCGACAGGTGGGCCAGCAGGATCTTGCCGCTGGACGTGGCGTGGACCGGCGTGAGCTGTCCGACCCAGTTGTGCGTGCCGACCGCGCCGGGCCCGCGTACCTGGTAGAGGTTGACCGCGTAGTGCTCCTGGAGCACCGCGATGTTGACGGTCTCGCCGATCTCGTCTATGAGCCGCTCGCACACCGCCCGGCCCTGCTGGGTGACGTCGAGCCGGCCGGCGACCGCGCCCGCGAGGCGCACGATCCCGAAGCCCAGCCGGTATTTTCCCCGCTCGGCCGCCTGCTCGACCAGACCGCGCGCCTCCAGCGCGCCGAGCAGACGGAACGCGGTCGACTTGTGGACGTCGATCTCGGCGGCGACCTCGCTGACGCCCGCCTCGCCGCGCTGGGCGAGAATCTCCAGCACGCTGACCGCACGGTCGACGGACTGCACCCCGTTCACAGCGGGACCCGCTGTTTCGCCATTTGCAACGTAGTTGCTCATAGCGCAACTATACGCACTGAGGTCCCGGTGTCCCGGGTATACGGCGGAGGCGATGGGGCAGGGCGGCGTCCCCGTCCCGCGGCCCGGTCACGCCGGTATACCACGGCGTGGCCGCCCCCGTGGAGACCCCGGTCGCGGGTCACCGTGGGCCGGGAGGCTCGGGGCCGGACCGCGGCCATGCCCCTCCCGTCAGCGGAAGACGACCGTGCAGTTGCCGTTGACCAGCACACGGTTCTCGCTGTGCCACTCCACGGCGCGGGCGAGCACCTGTGCCTCGACGTCACGGCCGAGGGTGACCAGCTCGTCCGGGGCGTGCGAGTGGTTCACGCGGACGACGTCCTGCTCGATGATCGGGCCCTCGTCCAGGTCGGGTGTGACGTAGTGCGCCGTGGCCCCGACGAGCTTGACGCCGCGCCGGTGCGCCTGGACGTACGGCCGCGCCCCCTTGAAGCTCGGCAGGAAGGAGTGGTGGATGTTGATGGCCCTGCCGTCGAGCTCCTTGCACAGGTCGTCGGAGAGGATCTGCATGTACCGGGCGAGCACCACGAGGTCGATGTCCAGCTCGTCGACGAGCTGGAGCAGCCGGGCTTCTGCCTCCGCCTTGGTCTGCGGTGTCACCGGGACGTGGTGGAAGGGGATGCCGTAGTTCTGCGCCAGCGCCTCGAAGTCGCGGTGGTTGGAGACGATCGCCGGGATCTCGATGTTGAGCGCGCCCGTGGACTTGCGGAAGAGCAGGTCGTTCAGGCAGTGGCCGAACTTCGACACCATGATCAGCGTGCGGGTCGGGGTCGAGGCGTCGTGCAGCTTCCAGGTGATCCGGTACGCCTCGGCGACCGGGCCGAAACCGGTGCGCAGATCCTCCAGGGTCACTCCGGGGTCCGAGACGTCGAAATGCACCCGCATGAAGAAGCGGTCCTGAAGCCGGTCGTCGAACTGCTGGCTCTCCA encodes:
- a CDS encoding sarcosine oxidase subunit delta family protein, which produces MLLISCPWCGPRDEAEFHYGGQAHVPYPEDPAALTDEEWARYLFFRDNPKGPFAERWSHAAGCRKWFNAVRDTSTNEILAVYRAGEERPETVEPRPVTSQPHPVTSEPSPAPPAGPTRVQGAEPPARLASQPHRLVTGGRIDRETPLTFTFDGTEYQGYRGDTLASALLANGVIQAGTSIKLGRPRGIFSAGVEEPNAVVQIEAPFPEPMLPATTVELYDGLVASSLPGQGRLATEPDPARYDAVHAHCDLLVVGAGPAGLAAAAAAANSGARVILADDQPEPGGSLLGAGEHLDWVAATRARLEAAPEVRVLRRTTVFGHYDDNHVLAVERRTNHLGADAPANVSRERVWRIRARRVVLATGAHERSLAFGDNDRPGVMLAASARTYLHRHAVVPGRHAVVFTTNDSAYAAALDLAAAGVDIAAIVDARPEPGQWAERARSAGIEVLAGHAVTGTQGAQRLTAVTVAPYGESAGQREFAVDLLLVSGGWNPVAHLFSQAGGKLRHDDVLGTFVPDSCRQAVEVAGSANGAFDLATVLAQGAAAGARAIEAEGYTAEAPALPAVAAQPHTPPMQVFTVPAATGVPRFVDLQRDVTVDDLARATGAGLHSVEHTKRYTTAGTANDQGKTGGVLASGVVAELLGVDISALGLPTFRPPYTPVSFAALAGRDRGALHDPIRTTALHGWHVEHGALFENVGQWKRPWYYPQAGEDMETAVLRECRAARDSVGFMDASTLGKIDVQGADAGRFLDLLYTNMMSTLKVGMIRYGVMCRPDGMVFDDGTVIRLAQDRFLVTTTTGNAAAVLDWMEEWLQTEWPDLRVHCTSVTEQWATVALVGPKSRAVLGALAPRLAVANDDFPFMAWRETTVAGIDARVCRISFSGELAYEINVSPWDALALWEAVYEAGAPYGITPYGTETMHVLRAEKGYPIIGQDTDGTVTPQDLGMSWAVSKKKPDFIGKRSYARADTVRPDRKHLVALLPDDSGALLPEGTQLVADSELPAPPVPMLGHVTSSYRSAALGRTFALALIKGGRDRIGDRLYAPVGDRLLPVTVAGPVLYDPEGARRDG
- the purU gene encoding formyltetrahydrofolate deformylase; this encodes MSPRPQPGREFVLTLSCPDRAGLVHAVSTYLVTHSGNILESQQFDDRLQDRFFMRVHFDVSDPGVTLEDLRTGFGPVAEAYRITWKLHDASTPTRTLIMVSKFGHCLNDLLFRKSTGALNIEIPAIVSNHRDFEALAQNYGIPFHHVPVTPQTKAEAEARLLQLVDELDIDLVVLARYMQILSDDLCKELDGRAINIHHSFLPSFKGARPYVQAHRRGVKLVGATAHYVTPDLDEGPIIEQDVVRVNHSHAPDELVTLGRDVEAQVLARAVEWHSENRVLVNGNCTVVFR
- a CDS encoding sarcosine oxidase subunit gamma, with protein sequence MADTALTARQRSPLAHAADRLAAATRSSGGAVRLAEVPFLAQVNVRLDAKSPAADAVGLALGLQLPLEPDAVVRAGELTVVWLGPDEWLVLGQPGAERELESRIRAAAGDEHVSVTDVSAQRTTLLVTGPRARDLLSHGCSLDLHPSAFGPGRCAQTTLARTQVVLVARDETRAGFWILVRSSFAGYLTDWLLDAAVEYTEGTA
- a CDS encoding IclR family transcriptional regulator; this encodes MSNYVANGETAGPAVNGVQSVDRAVSVLEILAQRGEAGVSEVAAEIDVHKSTAFRLLGALEARGLVEQAAERGKYRLGFGIVRLAGAVAGRLDVTQQGRAVCERLIDEIGETVNIAVLQEHYAVNLYQVRGPGAVGTHNWVGQLTPVHATSSGKILLAHLSETARAQVLAASGLQKLTPHTLTARTKLEKNLAEARERGYAVTLEELEIGLHAMAAPIRARDGEVIAALSASGPAYRFTEERLHELAPALLHGAREISHRMGYLG